Below is a genomic region from Thermodesulfobacteriota bacterium.
CGACTACGGGGCGGACCTGGGCCGCCTGCGGATGGGTACCCTGGTGCGCGACGTGCTCCTGGAGCTGGGCCGGCACCCGGTCATCACCATCCAGGGGCGGGTGGTGGGCAACCTGGTGGCCGAGCTCGGCGGCCTGAGCCTCCCCAGCCGATACCGGGCGAGCCTGGCGTTCCAGGGGCTCGGAGGAAAGGAGGAAGCGGTGGTCCGCGCGTACCTGGGCGAGCTCAAGGGGGCCGATGTCCTCGTGTGAGGCCGGCGGTTCTCCTGCCCTGGCGGGAGTCCAGGTCTCGGGGCTCACCCTGGGGCTCTCCGAGTCGGCCCAGCGCCTGCCCTCTCTGGCCGCCCGGCGGGCGGGCGTACCCGAGACCGCGGTGCGGGGCTGGAGAGTTCTTCGCCGGTCCCTGGACGCCCGCGGCCGCCGGGAGCCCCGGTACGTGTTCCGGGTCGGGCTGCTGCTCGCCCCCGGAACCCCGCTGCCCCCGCCGGACCTTCCTTTCCGGGGCAGCTCGGAGTCGCGGGTCGCGGCGTGGGCGCCGGAAGACACCGCGCCCCGCCCCCTGCCCCAGAACGCCCGGGCCCCCGCGGCCGGACCGCCGCCCCTGGTGGTGGGGACGGGCCCCGCGGGCCTGTTTGCCGCCCTTCGCCTGGCAGCCTACGGGTGGAAGCCCCTGCTCCTCGAGCGGGGTGACTGCCTGGACGAGCGGATCCGGACCGTAGCGCGGTACTGGCGGCGCGGGGAGCTCGACCCCGAGAGCAACGTCCAGTTCGGCGAGGGGGGGGCCGGCACCTTTTCCGACGGCAAGCTCACCTATCGGGGCAAAGATCCTCGCAGGCAGTGGGTCCTGGAGCAGTTGGTGGCCGCGGGCGCGCCCGAGGAAATTCTCTTCGATGCCCGCGCCCACCTGGGGACCGACCGCCTCCGGGGGCTCCTGCGCCGGCTGCGGGCCGCCCTGGAAGCCGCCGGGGCCGAGGTGCGGTTCCGCTCCCGGGTGCAGGGGCTCCTCCTGCGAGAGGGCCGGGTCGCGGGGGTCGAGACCTCCGGCGGCCAGGTCCCGGGACGGCCGGTCTTTCTCGCTCCGGGGCACAGCGCCCGCGATCTGGTTTCGGCGCTGGCGGCCCAGGGGGTTGCGGTGGAGCCCAAGGGCTTTGCCGTGGGGCTGCGGGTGGAAGTTCCCCAGGAGCGGGTGGACCGCAACCAGTACGGTTCGTGGGCGGGGCACCCCGGTCTTCCCCCCG
It encodes:
- a CDS encoding FAD-dependent oxidoreductase, encoding MSSCEAGGSPALAGVQVSGLTLGLSESAQRLPSLAARRAGVPETAVRGWRVLRRSLDARGRREPRYVFRVGLLLAPGTPLPPPDLPFRGSSESRVAAWAPEDTAPRPLPQNARAPAAGPPPLVVGTGPAGLFAALRLAAYGWKPLLLERGDCLDERIRTVARYWRRGELDPESNVQFGEGGAGTFSDGKLTYRGKDPRRQWVLEQLVAAGAPEEILFDARAHLGTDRLRGLLRRLRAALEAAGAEVRFRSRVQGLLLREGRVAGVETSGGQVPGRPVFLAPGHSARDLVSALAAQGVAVEPKGFAVGLRVEVPQERVDRNQYGSWAGHPGLPPGEFAVKARTPGGRDVYSFCMCPGGVVIPAGSEAGGLVVNGMSASGRTGRWANAALVAAVGHRELGPGPLAGHAFQREWESRAGGLGGERGVPAQRLEDFVAGRPSRDLPPSSCPWPTVPADLASCLPPWVAEALRSALPDLIRQVGALKAGLLLGVETRTSSPVRLTRATDGQAPGFPGLYPVGEGAGYAGGIVSAAVDGVRAVDAYAEAAQAAQAGEVAG